Proteins found in one Micropterus dolomieu isolate WLL.071019.BEF.003 ecotype Adirondacks linkage group LG12, ASM2129224v1, whole genome shotgun sequence genomic segment:
- the LOC123980185 gene encoding zinc finger protein 260-like, with translation MEEDNQDPEPRSNNVPGGQTAGSSSDSTDVQRGRDGLKRHQCQHCDKSFKTSANLKVHQRVHTGDMYSCDQCGKAFTTSDRLKVHNRVHTGEKPYSCDQCGKAFTTSNRLKEHKRVHTGEKPYSCQHCDKSFKTSANLKVHQRVHTGDMYSCDQCGKSFTASGQLKVHQRVHTGDKPHSCDQCGKAFTLSGNLKKHKLLHTGEKPYSCDQCGKAFTTSDQLKEHQRVHTGEKPYSCDQCGKTFTTKSALAKHRFFHTGEKPYSCDQCGKAFAKSCQLKVHQRVHTGVKPYWCDQCGKAFSDSSYLKVHQRVHSGEKPYACDQCGKAFTRSHDLKIHQRAHTGEKPYSCDQCGKAFTTKRALAKHRFVHTGEKPCSCDQCGKAFTTKRALAKHRFIHTGEKPYSCEQCGKAFITSDRLKVHQRVHTGEKPYSCDQCGKAFIASDRLKVHQRVHTGEKPYSCDQCGKAFSSSSYLKSHQRVHTGEKPYSCDQCGKAFASSSYLKLHQRFHTREKPYSCDQCGKSFASVGYLNVHRRFHTGQKPYWCEKCGKTFTTSGGLKYHERAHTGEKPYGCDQCGKAFASVGYLNIHRRIHTGQKPYWCGKCGKTYPTSGYLKLHQRIHTGEKPYRCDQCGKAFTALERLKLHQRIHTGEKPYSCDQCGKAFASVGNLNVHRRFHTGQKPYWCEKCGKTFTTSGCLKVHQRVHTRGLQARRVLTRRFSTSKVRSVTAPLHK, from the coding sequence agagggagagatgggcTCAAACGTCATCaatgtcagcactgtgacaaatccttcaAAACATCTGCAAATTTAAAGGTTCATCagagagttcacactggagacatgtacagctgtgaccagtgtgggaaagctttcactacatcagATCGGCTAAAGGTGCACAatcgtgttcacactggagagaaaccttacagctgtgaccagtgtgggaaagctttcactacatcaAATCGGCTAAAGGAGCacaaacgtgttcacactggagagaaaccttacagctgtcagcactgtgacaaatcTTTCAAAACATCTGCAAATTTAAAGGTTCATCagagagttcacactggagacatgtacagctgtgaccagtgtgggaaatcCTTCACTGCATCAGGTCAGCTAAAGGtgcaccaacgtgttcacacggGAGACAAACCgcacagctgtgaccagtgtgggaaagctttcactttATCAGGTAacctaaaaaaacacaaacttctTCACACgggagagaaaccatacagctgtgaccagtgtgggaaagctttcactacatcagATCAGCTAAAGGAGCACCAacgagttcacactggagagaaaccttacagctgtgaccagtgtgggaaaacctTCACTACAAAAAGTGCCCTGGCTAAGCACAGATTctttcacactggagagaaaccgtatagctgtgaccagtgtgggaaagctttcgcTAAATCATGTCAGTTAAAGGtgcaccaacgtgttcacactggagtgaAGCCATACtggtgtgaccagtgtgggaaagctttctcTGACTCAAGTTACCTAAAGGTGCACCAACGTGTTCACTCTGGAGAGAAGCCGTACgcctgtgaccagtgtgggaaagcttttaCTCGATCACatgacctaaaaatccaccaacgtgctcacactggagagaaaccttacagctgtgaccagtgtgggaaagcctTCACTACAAAACGTGCCCTGGCTAAGCACAGATtcgttcacactggagagaaaccatgcagctgtgaccagtgtgggaaagcctTCACTACAAAACGTGCCCTGGCTAAGCACAGATTCattcacactggagaaaaaccttacagctgtgaacagtgtgggaaagctttcattACATCAGATCGGCTAAAGGTGCACCAACGAGttcacacaggagagaagccatacagctgtgaccagtgtgggaaagctttcattGCATCAGATCGGCTAAAGGTGCACCAACGAGttcacacaggagagaagccgtacagctgtgaccagtgtgggaaagctttttCTTCATCAAGTTATTTGAAGTCGCATCAACGCGttcacacaggagagaagccgtacagctgtgaccagtgtgggaaagcttttgCTTCATCAAGTTACTTAAAGTTGCATCAACGCTTTCACACACGAGAGAagccgtacagctgtgaccagtgtgggaaatcTTTTGCTTCAGTAGGTTATCTAAATGTCCACAGACGGTTTCACACTGGACAGAAACCATACTGGTGTGaaaagtgtgggaaaacttttacTACATCAGGTGGTCTAAAGTATCATGAACGCGCtcacacaggagagaagccGTAcggctgtgaccagtgtgggaaagcgtTTGCTTCAGTAGGTTATCTAAATATCCACAGACGCATTCACACTGGACAGAAACCATACTGGTGTGGAAAGTGTGGGAAAACTTATCCTACATCAGGTTATCTGAAGTTGCATCAACGCAttcacacaggagagaagccGTACAgatgtgaccaatgtgggaaagctttcactgcATTAGAGAGGCTAAAGTTGCATCAACGCAttcacacaggagagaagccgtacagctgtgaccagtgtgggaaagcttttgCTTCAGTAGGTAATCTAAATGTCCACAGACGCTTTCACACTGGGCAGAAACCATACTGGTGTGaaaagtgtgggaaaacttttacTACATCAGGTTGTCTAAAGGTGCATCAACGCGTTCACACTAGAGGTCTGCAAGCCCGTCGGGTTCTGACGCGCCgcttcagcacctctaaagtACGCTCCGTCACAGCGCCcttacacaaataa